The proteins below are encoded in one region of Chaetodon trifascialis isolate fChaTrf1 chromosome 11, fChaTrf1.hap1, whole genome shotgun sequence:
- the LOC139339518 gene encoding insulin-like growth factor-binding protein 1 has translation MPGLYEKLILAAAVSFLAVWAAARASPVVGPEPIRCVPCTQEKLNSCPAIPADCQQVLREPGCGCCMACALQRGASCGVHTAHCGEGLRCTPRPGEARPLHALTRGQGVCTEDLGQEEADGVTGHGSLQYLLGVNGPVDPQDTAEGQESIKAKLNAIRNKLAHEGPCHIDLHAALDMITTSQQKLGEKFTTFYLPNCDKHGFYKAKQCESSLVGPPARCWCVSSWNGKRIPGSSDLLSDSECQQEVTH, from the exons ATGCCCGGATTATACGAGAAGCTTATattggcagcagcagtgtccTTTCTGGCTGTCTGGGCCGCGGCGAGGGCGTCCCCAGTGGTGGGGCCGGAGCCCATCCGCTGCGTCCCCTGCACGCAGGAGAAACTGAACAGCTGTCCTGCCATCCCGGCAGACTGCCAGCAGGTGCTGAGGGAGCCTGGCTGTGGTTGCTGCATGGCCTGcgctctgcagagaggagcGTCCTGCGGGGTTCACACAGCCCACTGTGGCGAGGGTCTCCGCTGCACTCCCAGGCCTGGTGAGGCCAGGCCGCTCCACGCTCTGACCAGAGGACAGGGCGTCTGCACTGAAGATCTGGGCCAAG AGGAAGCTGATGGAGTGACTGGCCATGGCTCCCTGCAATACCTTTTGGGTGTCAATGGCCCTGTTGACCCCCAAGACACTGCCGAGGGCCAGGAAAGTATCAAGGCCAAGCTCAACGCGATCCGCAACAAACTGGCACATGAG gGTCCCTGTCACATTGACCTGCATGCAGCGCTGGACATGATAACCACCTCACAGCAGAAACTGGGAGAGAAGTTCACAACTTTCTACCTCCCCAACTGTGACAAGCACGGCTTCTACAAGGCCAAGCAG TGTGAGTCATCTTTGGTCGGGCCGCCCGCTCGCTGCTGGTGTGTCTCTTCCTGGAATGGGAAGAGGATCCCGGGATCGAGCGACCTGCTCAGTGACTCAGAGTGTCAGCAAGAAGTCACTCACTGA